The following coding sequences are from one Thunnus maccoyii chromosome 17, fThuMac1.1, whole genome shotgun sequence window:
- the LOC121882922 gene encoding uncharacterized protein LOC121882922 isoform X1, giving the protein MKTVAFIIGLFIGYKFTDGTTAEDAGSPGVQWACRDRYLWIHVTSGQTPRFEAVDENGVHTISKQLASRCGYTISTFKMDGFTTFRASYYSCFTHNQNDEAFTFRFNVMVSDGGAGWISRPVSAVCSGLSWSHREIVCEEDYMEVNVNRESSCGGQRGESGQAWQTAFSQAQRTASAAWQLMFLQSDGQVNAMSISEAQTQGYSLTATAKRVVFRSQYSPPHAEMMMVDGVPVEVVRVSLFFKQKLMVVMIDVSVVCTVNSGSFDGTRLLWDVPRVLTPLVGEGATFESRSLSLGVEGVLLDQHTASTRGFSLIQQGGLVQIQIPFGAEGGYRKSLVVNNVYKETYVIFLLYEHIFSLLYEDGSSVDTRHRLLRVLDTPLLCRPPFSLDQTVSDDQVFRVYLGNIPADVVLEEVHINGKPLLSDTPERGIGISPVVHVNGSQAYELQLPFEDTVVQWTNLGEGVVQYSIDINFTLTIMPQRESYYHHTLITAQAFNTYPPEITAQCSDGGITFSVVRPPRAESLWEVGVDQEPLTPQLAAQRGYHLHSDSHKTTLEVPVFSIGYTYEGINLSNFYGTFKLLLRDSKTLEVQTSTSKHCLFKTEDMIVCSADGTMTVVTTPTSTWPTVQPERTSLLDPSCGPKQTDRSRVLFEFKLDSCGTRAMVGDSYVVYENEILHDRQLIADGPNFISRESQFKLTVRCFYPLSGVNRLSVDRLFRSETSGFGSIKVFESLKDSTNKLTAHDCSHQASGNAINILSKQVQHTPQTPATGGVLPHPGIRPQPRPGPSSFITAPGGHNKLFLSSQNHQTFPNINLSPPHEVPLQVPAHRGHFMSQTEDQHVFGVEPNLSPFTSSIVGIEMANTGERSGYQPQSQYDPSQTPQLYPVLQTPAQYSQDHISRNKLPLPGIDTTYVPTVDATHITSTNTIPDFSGNTLVTPQHLSTESHETKVHQNPERTGSIERRNVKTIQSRVQNIRVKPLRKLASSGHHLSQKPSIPPAYLRSPSPSQYATVQTAASSDGNHWMSQQVSDHRGSNTINWTHSPERPGTLRQEQGVHSVKVKPDQSAGIRLTSLSPNQQGHQQKLVQSVAETGNSGGQQSTPRKVLQPAGASRIRVRPAPGLPGRLQTPDQSRLQNLYSVTGEGTSRTPSFSFTLQNVPKSPSSIIEYKPTNPNTPSPGSHTGPGGSGSDLKTNTRSDCSGQYGDSVHWGIMRGTNTRSLHLKGARNSES; this is encoded by the exons ATGAAGACTGTTGCCTTCATCATCGG ACTCTTCATCGGTTACAAGTTCACAGATGGAACAACAGCTGAAG aTGCTGGCTCACCAGGTGTTCAGTGGGCGTGTCGGGATCGTTACCTGTGGATCCACGTGACCTCAGGACAGACGCCGCGATTTGAGGCTGTAG ATGAAAATGGCGTCCACACCATCAGCAAGCAGCTGGCCTCACGCTGTGGTTACACCATCAGCACCTTCAAGATGGACGGCTTCACCACCTTCAGAGCTTCATACTACTCCTGCTTCACCCACAACCAG AACGACGAGGCGTTCACCTTCAGATTTAACGTGATGGTGAGCGACGGTGGTGCCGGGTGGATCAGCCGACcagtttctgctgtctgttctGGTCTGAGCTGGAGTCATAGAGAAATCGTTTGCGAGGAGGACTACATGGAG GTGAATGTAAACAGAGAGTCTTCATGTGGAGGTCAGCGGGGGGAAAGTGGACAGGCGTGGCAGACGGCCTTCTCTCAG GCTCAGAGGACGGCGAGCGCTGCCTGGCAGCTGATGTTCCTGCAGAGTGATGGACAGGTGAACGCCATGTCCATCAGTGAGGCCCAGACGCAGGGCTACAGTCTGACCGCCACTGCCAAAAGGGTGGTGTTTCGATCTCAATACAGCCCGCCGCACGCTGAGATGATGATG GTGGATGGCGTCCCTGTGGAGGTCGTCCGGGTTTCGCTGTTCTTCAAGCAGAAgctgatggtggtgatgatcGACGTGTCCGTGGTCTGCACAGTCA ATTCAGGTTCTTTCGATGGTACCCGGCTGCTGTGGGACGTCCCCCGGGTCTTGACGCCTCTGGTCGGGGAAGGAGCAACGTTTGAAAGTCGGAGCCTCAGTCTGGGGGTGGAGGGAGTGCTGCTGGACCagcacactgcctccaccaggGGCTTCAGTCTGATCCAGCAAGGAGGCCTGGTCCAAATCCAGATTCCTTTTGGGGCAGAGGGTGGCTACAGGAAG agtTTGGTGGTGAACAACGTGTACAAGGAGACGTATGTGATCTTCCTGCTATACGAACACATCTTCTCTCTGCTATATGAAGACGGCAGCAGTGTCGACACCAGACACCGACTGCTCAGGGTCCTCGACACGCCGCTGCTCTGCCGACCACCCTTCAGCCTTGACC AGACCGTCAGTGATGACCAGGTGTTCAGGGTCTACCTGGGAAACATTCCTGCTGACGTCGTTTTAGAGGAAGTCCATATCAACGGGAAGCCGCTGCTGTCAGACACACCTGAGCGAGGAATCGGCATCAGTCCTGTTGTTCACGTTAATGGCAGCCAAGCCTACGAGCTCCAGCTGCCCTTCGAGGACACTGTGGTCCAGTGGACG AACTTGGGTGAAGGTGTGGTGCAGTACTCCATAGATATAAACTTCACTTTAACCATCATGCCTCAGAGAGAATCCTACTACCATCACACCCTCATCACAGCACAAGCATTCAACACAT ACCCACCGGAGATCACTGCTCAGTGCTCGGACGGAGGAATCACATTCAGCGTAGTCAGACCACCTCGAGCTGAGAGTCTCTGGGAGGTGGGTGTTGACCAGGAGCCTCTGACACCACAGCTGGCTGCCCAAAGAGGGTACCACCTCCACAGCGACAGCCACAAAACCACCCTGGAGGTCCCTGTGTTCTCCATTGGATACACCTACGAA GGCATCAACCTTTCAAACTTTTATGGGACATTTAAGCTTCTTCTGAGAGACTCCAAAACTCTGGAGGTTCAGACGTCCACTTCCAAACACTGCCTCTTCAAAACAGAGGACATGATAG TCTGTTCTGCGGATGGGACCATGACAGTGGTGACAACTCCGACCTCCACTTGGCCCACGGTGCAGCCTGAAAGAACCAGTCTGCTGGACCCCAGCTGTGGAcccaaacagacagacagatccAGAGTCCTGTTTGAGTTCAAGCTGGACTCCTGTGGGACCAGAGCCATG GTCGGAGACTCGTACGTGGTTTATGAGAACGAAATCCTCCATGACAGACAGCTGATCGCAGACGGACCAAACTTTATCTCCAGAGAATCTCAGTTCAA GTTGACGGTGAGGTGCTTCTATCCACTCAGTGGAGTCAACAGACTGTCTGTGGATCGGCTCTTCAGATCAGAGACGTCTGGATTTGGTTCAATCAAAGTCTTTGAGAGCCTTAAAG ATTCAACAAACAAACTCACTGCCCATGACTGTTCACATCAGGCTTCTGGAAATGCCATCAATATCCTGTCAAAACAGGTCCAACATACCCCCCAAACCCCAGCAACAGGAGGAGTCCTGCCTCACCCTGGCATCAGGCCTCAGCCCAGACCTGGACCCAGCAGCTTCATCACAGCACCAGGAGGCCACAACAAGCTGTTCCTCTCCTCCCAAAACCACCAAACCTTTCCAAACATcaacctctctcctcctcatgaAGTCCCTCTACAGGTTCCAGCTCATCGTGGTCATTTCATGTCCCAGACGGAAGACCAACATGTGTTTGGGGTTGAGCCAAATTTGAGCCCCTTCACGTCCTCCATTGTTGGGATCGAAATGGCCAACACTGGAGAAAGATCTGGCTATCAGCCTCAGAGTCAGTATGATCCTTCTCAAACCCCTCAGCTTTACCCAGTCCTTCAAACACCAGCTCAGTACAGCCAAGACCACATCAGCAGAAACAAACTGCCCCTGCCTGGCATAGACACTACCTATGTCCCTACTGTTGATGccacacacatcacatccaCAAATACCATCCCTGACTTCTCTGGAAACACACTGGTTACACCTCAGCATCTCAGCACGGAATCTCATGAAACCAAAGTCCACCAAAACCCGGAGAGAACTGGGTCCATCGAGAGGAGGAATGTGAAGACAATTCAGTCCAGGGTGCAAAACATCAGAGTTAAACCTCTGAGAAAATTAGCTTCTTCTGGACATCATCTCAGCCAGAAACCCAGTATCCCACCAGCTTATTTACGAAGCCCCAGTCCCTCCCAGTATGCCACAGTTCAGACAGCTGCCAGCAGTGATGGGAACCACTGGATGTCCCAACAGGTTTCTGACCACAGAGGTTCAAACACAATTAACTGGACACATTCACCTGAGAGACCAGGTACGCTGAGACAGGAACAAGGAGTTCACAGTGTCAAAGTAAAACCGGATCAATCTGCAGGAATCCGCCTCACCAGTCTATCCCCAAACCAGCAAGGACACCAGCAGAAACTGGTCCAGTCTGTGGCTGAGACAGGAAACAGTGGGGGACAACAGTCTACTCCAAGAAAAGTCCTTCAACCAGCAG GAGCATCTCGCATAAGAGTTAGACCTGCACCCGGTCTCCCAGGAAGACTCCAGACTCCAGACCAGTCCAGACTGCAGAACCTGTACTCTGTAACCGGAGAGGGCACCAGCAGGACGCCCTCCTTCAGTTTCACACTGCAGAACGTCCCGAAAAGCCCTTCCAGCATCATAGAATATAAACCAACCAATCCCAACACACCGAGCCCTGGTTCCCACACAGGTCCTGGTGGTTCAGGTTCAGACCTGAAGACCAACACCAGGTCTGACTGCAGTGGTCAGTATGGAGACAGTGTTCACTGGGGCATCATGAGAGGTACCAACACCAGATCTTTACACCTGAAAGGTGCAAGAAACTCAGAATCTTGA
- the LOC121882922 gene encoding uncharacterized protein LOC121882922 isoform X2, protein MKTVAFIIGLFIGYKFTDGTTAEGVQWACRDRYLWIHVTSGQTPRFEAVDENGVHTISKQLASRCGYTISTFKMDGFTTFRASYYSCFTHNQNDEAFTFRFNVMVSDGGAGWISRPVSAVCSGLSWSHREIVCEEDYMEVNVNRESSCGGQRGESGQAWQTAFSQAQRTASAAWQLMFLQSDGQVNAMSISEAQTQGYSLTATAKRVVFRSQYSPPHAEMMMVDGVPVEVVRVSLFFKQKLMVVMIDVSVVCTVNSGSFDGTRLLWDVPRVLTPLVGEGATFESRSLSLGVEGVLLDQHTASTRGFSLIQQGGLVQIQIPFGAEGGYRKSLVVNNVYKETYVIFLLYEHIFSLLYEDGSSVDTRHRLLRVLDTPLLCRPPFSLDQTVSDDQVFRVYLGNIPADVVLEEVHINGKPLLSDTPERGIGISPVVHVNGSQAYELQLPFEDTVVQWTNLGEGVVQYSIDINFTLTIMPQRESYYHHTLITAQAFNTYPPEITAQCSDGGITFSVVRPPRAESLWEVGVDQEPLTPQLAAQRGYHLHSDSHKTTLEVPVFSIGYTYEGINLSNFYGTFKLLLRDSKTLEVQTSTSKHCLFKTEDMIVCSADGTMTVVTTPTSTWPTVQPERTSLLDPSCGPKQTDRSRVLFEFKLDSCGTRAMVGDSYVVYENEILHDRQLIADGPNFISRESQFKLTVRCFYPLSGVNRLSVDRLFRSETSGFGSIKVFESLKDSTNKLTAHDCSHQASGNAINILSKQVQHTPQTPATGGVLPHPGIRPQPRPGPSSFITAPGGHNKLFLSSQNHQTFPNINLSPPHEVPLQVPAHRGHFMSQTEDQHVFGVEPNLSPFTSSIVGIEMANTGERSGYQPQSQYDPSQTPQLYPVLQTPAQYSQDHISRNKLPLPGIDTTYVPTVDATHITSTNTIPDFSGNTLVTPQHLSTESHETKVHQNPERTGSIERRNVKTIQSRVQNIRVKPLRKLASSGHHLSQKPSIPPAYLRSPSPSQYATVQTAASSDGNHWMSQQVSDHRGSNTINWTHSPERPGTLRQEQGVHSVKVKPDQSAGIRLTSLSPNQQGHQQKLVQSVAETGNSGGQQSTPRKVLQPAGASRIRVRPAPGLPGRLQTPDQSRLQNLYSVTGEGTSRTPSFSFTLQNVPKSPSSIIEYKPTNPNTPSPGSHTGPGGSGSDLKTNTRSDCSGQYGDSVHWGIMRGTNTRSLHLKGARNSES, encoded by the exons ATGAAGACTGTTGCCTTCATCATCGG ACTCTTCATCGGTTACAAGTTCACAGATGGAACAACAGCTGAAG GTGTTCAGTGGGCGTGTCGGGATCGTTACCTGTGGATCCACGTGACCTCAGGACAGACGCCGCGATTTGAGGCTGTAG ATGAAAATGGCGTCCACACCATCAGCAAGCAGCTGGCCTCACGCTGTGGTTACACCATCAGCACCTTCAAGATGGACGGCTTCACCACCTTCAGAGCTTCATACTACTCCTGCTTCACCCACAACCAG AACGACGAGGCGTTCACCTTCAGATTTAACGTGATGGTGAGCGACGGTGGTGCCGGGTGGATCAGCCGACcagtttctgctgtctgttctGGTCTGAGCTGGAGTCATAGAGAAATCGTTTGCGAGGAGGACTACATGGAG GTGAATGTAAACAGAGAGTCTTCATGTGGAGGTCAGCGGGGGGAAAGTGGACAGGCGTGGCAGACGGCCTTCTCTCAG GCTCAGAGGACGGCGAGCGCTGCCTGGCAGCTGATGTTCCTGCAGAGTGATGGACAGGTGAACGCCATGTCCATCAGTGAGGCCCAGACGCAGGGCTACAGTCTGACCGCCACTGCCAAAAGGGTGGTGTTTCGATCTCAATACAGCCCGCCGCACGCTGAGATGATGATG GTGGATGGCGTCCCTGTGGAGGTCGTCCGGGTTTCGCTGTTCTTCAAGCAGAAgctgatggtggtgatgatcGACGTGTCCGTGGTCTGCACAGTCA ATTCAGGTTCTTTCGATGGTACCCGGCTGCTGTGGGACGTCCCCCGGGTCTTGACGCCTCTGGTCGGGGAAGGAGCAACGTTTGAAAGTCGGAGCCTCAGTCTGGGGGTGGAGGGAGTGCTGCTGGACCagcacactgcctccaccaggGGCTTCAGTCTGATCCAGCAAGGAGGCCTGGTCCAAATCCAGATTCCTTTTGGGGCAGAGGGTGGCTACAGGAAG agtTTGGTGGTGAACAACGTGTACAAGGAGACGTATGTGATCTTCCTGCTATACGAACACATCTTCTCTCTGCTATATGAAGACGGCAGCAGTGTCGACACCAGACACCGACTGCTCAGGGTCCTCGACACGCCGCTGCTCTGCCGACCACCCTTCAGCCTTGACC AGACCGTCAGTGATGACCAGGTGTTCAGGGTCTACCTGGGAAACATTCCTGCTGACGTCGTTTTAGAGGAAGTCCATATCAACGGGAAGCCGCTGCTGTCAGACACACCTGAGCGAGGAATCGGCATCAGTCCTGTTGTTCACGTTAATGGCAGCCAAGCCTACGAGCTCCAGCTGCCCTTCGAGGACACTGTGGTCCAGTGGACG AACTTGGGTGAAGGTGTGGTGCAGTACTCCATAGATATAAACTTCACTTTAACCATCATGCCTCAGAGAGAATCCTACTACCATCACACCCTCATCACAGCACAAGCATTCAACACAT ACCCACCGGAGATCACTGCTCAGTGCTCGGACGGAGGAATCACATTCAGCGTAGTCAGACCACCTCGAGCTGAGAGTCTCTGGGAGGTGGGTGTTGACCAGGAGCCTCTGACACCACAGCTGGCTGCCCAAAGAGGGTACCACCTCCACAGCGACAGCCACAAAACCACCCTGGAGGTCCCTGTGTTCTCCATTGGATACACCTACGAA GGCATCAACCTTTCAAACTTTTATGGGACATTTAAGCTTCTTCTGAGAGACTCCAAAACTCTGGAGGTTCAGACGTCCACTTCCAAACACTGCCTCTTCAAAACAGAGGACATGATAG TCTGTTCTGCGGATGGGACCATGACAGTGGTGACAACTCCGACCTCCACTTGGCCCACGGTGCAGCCTGAAAGAACCAGTCTGCTGGACCCCAGCTGTGGAcccaaacagacagacagatccAGAGTCCTGTTTGAGTTCAAGCTGGACTCCTGTGGGACCAGAGCCATG GTCGGAGACTCGTACGTGGTTTATGAGAACGAAATCCTCCATGACAGACAGCTGATCGCAGACGGACCAAACTTTATCTCCAGAGAATCTCAGTTCAA GTTGACGGTGAGGTGCTTCTATCCACTCAGTGGAGTCAACAGACTGTCTGTGGATCGGCTCTTCAGATCAGAGACGTCTGGATTTGGTTCAATCAAAGTCTTTGAGAGCCTTAAAG ATTCAACAAACAAACTCACTGCCCATGACTGTTCACATCAGGCTTCTGGAAATGCCATCAATATCCTGTCAAAACAGGTCCAACATACCCCCCAAACCCCAGCAACAGGAGGAGTCCTGCCTCACCCTGGCATCAGGCCTCAGCCCAGACCTGGACCCAGCAGCTTCATCACAGCACCAGGAGGCCACAACAAGCTGTTCCTCTCCTCCCAAAACCACCAAACCTTTCCAAACATcaacctctctcctcctcatgaAGTCCCTCTACAGGTTCCAGCTCATCGTGGTCATTTCATGTCCCAGACGGAAGACCAACATGTGTTTGGGGTTGAGCCAAATTTGAGCCCCTTCACGTCCTCCATTGTTGGGATCGAAATGGCCAACACTGGAGAAAGATCTGGCTATCAGCCTCAGAGTCAGTATGATCCTTCTCAAACCCCTCAGCTTTACCCAGTCCTTCAAACACCAGCTCAGTACAGCCAAGACCACATCAGCAGAAACAAACTGCCCCTGCCTGGCATAGACACTACCTATGTCCCTACTGTTGATGccacacacatcacatccaCAAATACCATCCCTGACTTCTCTGGAAACACACTGGTTACACCTCAGCATCTCAGCACGGAATCTCATGAAACCAAAGTCCACCAAAACCCGGAGAGAACTGGGTCCATCGAGAGGAGGAATGTGAAGACAATTCAGTCCAGGGTGCAAAACATCAGAGTTAAACCTCTGAGAAAATTAGCTTCTTCTGGACATCATCTCAGCCAGAAACCCAGTATCCCACCAGCTTATTTACGAAGCCCCAGTCCCTCCCAGTATGCCACAGTTCAGACAGCTGCCAGCAGTGATGGGAACCACTGGATGTCCCAACAGGTTTCTGACCACAGAGGTTCAAACACAATTAACTGGACACATTCACCTGAGAGACCAGGTACGCTGAGACAGGAACAAGGAGTTCACAGTGTCAAAGTAAAACCGGATCAATCTGCAGGAATCCGCCTCACCAGTCTATCCCCAAACCAGCAAGGACACCAGCAGAAACTGGTCCAGTCTGTGGCTGAGACAGGAAACAGTGGGGGACAACAGTCTACTCCAAGAAAAGTCCTTCAACCAGCAG GAGCATCTCGCATAAGAGTTAGACCTGCACCCGGTCTCCCAGGAAGACTCCAGACTCCAGACCAGTCCAGACTGCAGAACCTGTACTCTGTAACCGGAGAGGGCACCAGCAGGACGCCCTCCTTCAGTTTCACACTGCAGAACGTCCCGAAAAGCCCTTCCAGCATCATAGAATATAAACCAACCAATCCCAACACACCGAGCCCTGGTTCCCACACAGGTCCTGGTGGTTCAGGTTCAGACCTGAAGACCAACACCAGGTCTGACTGCAGTGGTCAGTATGGAGACAGTGTTCACTGGGGCATCATGAGAGGTACCAACACCAGATCTTTACACCTGAAAGGTGCAAGAAACTCAGAATCTTGA
- the LOC121882922 gene encoding uncharacterized protein LOC121882922 isoform X3, giving the protein MKTVAFIIGLFIGYKFTDGTTAEDAGSPGVQWACRDRYLWIHVTSGQTPRFEAVDENGVHTISKQLASRCGYTISTFKMDGFTTFRASYYSCFTHNQNDEAFTFRFNVMVSDGGAGWISRPVSAVCSGLSWSHREIVCEEDYMEVNVNRESSCGGQRGESGQAWQTAFSQAQRTASAAWQLMFLQSDGQVNAMSISEAQTQGYSLTATAKRVVFRSQYSPPHAEMMMVDGVPVEVVRVSLFFKQKLMVVMIDVSVVCTVNSGSFDGTRLLWDVPRVLTPLVGEGATFESRSLSLGVEGVLLDQHTASTRGFSLIQQGGLVQIQIPFGAEGGYRKSLVVNNVYKETYVIFLLYEHIFSLLYEDGSSVDTRHRLLRVLDTPLLCRPPFSLDQTVSDDQVFRVYLGNIPADVVLEEVHINGKPLLSDTPERGIGISPVVHVNGSQAYELQLPFEDTVVQWTNLGEGVVQYSIDINFTLTIMPQRESYYHHTLITAQAFNTYPPEITAQCSDGGITFSVVRPPRAESLWEVGVDQEPLTPQLAAQRGYHLHSDSHKTTLEVPVFSIGYTYEGINLSNFYGTFKLLLRDSKTLEVQTSTSKHCLFKTEDMIVCSADGTMTVVTTPTSTWPTVQPERTSLLDPSCGPKQTDRSRVLFEFKLDSCGTRAMVGDSYVVYENEILHDRQLIADGPNFISRESQFKLTVRCFYPLSGVNRLSVDRLFRSETSGFGSIKVFESLKDSTNKLTAHDCSHQASGNAINILSKQVQHTPQTPATGGVLPHPGIRPQPRPGPSSFITAPGGHNKLFLSSQNHQTFPNINLSPPHEVPLQVPAHRGHFMSQTEDQHVFGVEPNLSPFTSSIVGIEMANTGERSGYQPQSQYDPSQTPQLYPVLQTPAQYSQDHISRNKLPLPGIDTTYVPTVDATHITSTNTIPDFSGNTLVTPQHLSTESHETKVHQNPERTGSIERRNVKTIQSRVQNIRVKPLRKLASSGHHLSQKPSIPPAYLRSPSPSQYATVQTAASSDGNHWMSQQVSDHRGSNTINWTHSPERPGTLRQEQGVHSVKVKPDQSAGIRLTSLSPNQQGHQQKLVQSVAETGNSGGQQSTPRKVLQPAGASRIRVRPAPGLPGRLQTPDQSRLQNLYSVTGEGTSRTPSFSFTLQNVPKSPSSIIEYKPTNPNTPSPGSHTGPGGSGSDLKTNTRSDCSGQYGDSVHWGIMRGKQIS; this is encoded by the exons ATGAAGACTGTTGCCTTCATCATCGG ACTCTTCATCGGTTACAAGTTCACAGATGGAACAACAGCTGAAG aTGCTGGCTCACCAGGTGTTCAGTGGGCGTGTCGGGATCGTTACCTGTGGATCCACGTGACCTCAGGACAGACGCCGCGATTTGAGGCTGTAG ATGAAAATGGCGTCCACACCATCAGCAAGCAGCTGGCCTCACGCTGTGGTTACACCATCAGCACCTTCAAGATGGACGGCTTCACCACCTTCAGAGCTTCATACTACTCCTGCTTCACCCACAACCAG AACGACGAGGCGTTCACCTTCAGATTTAACGTGATGGTGAGCGACGGTGGTGCCGGGTGGATCAGCCGACcagtttctgctgtctgttctGGTCTGAGCTGGAGTCATAGAGAAATCGTTTGCGAGGAGGACTACATGGAG GTGAATGTAAACAGAGAGTCTTCATGTGGAGGTCAGCGGGGGGAAAGTGGACAGGCGTGGCAGACGGCCTTCTCTCAG GCTCAGAGGACGGCGAGCGCTGCCTGGCAGCTGATGTTCCTGCAGAGTGATGGACAGGTGAACGCCATGTCCATCAGTGAGGCCCAGACGCAGGGCTACAGTCTGACCGCCACTGCCAAAAGGGTGGTGTTTCGATCTCAATACAGCCCGCCGCACGCTGAGATGATGATG GTGGATGGCGTCCCTGTGGAGGTCGTCCGGGTTTCGCTGTTCTTCAAGCAGAAgctgatggtggtgatgatcGACGTGTCCGTGGTCTGCACAGTCA ATTCAGGTTCTTTCGATGGTACCCGGCTGCTGTGGGACGTCCCCCGGGTCTTGACGCCTCTGGTCGGGGAAGGAGCAACGTTTGAAAGTCGGAGCCTCAGTCTGGGGGTGGAGGGAGTGCTGCTGGACCagcacactgcctccaccaggGGCTTCAGTCTGATCCAGCAAGGAGGCCTGGTCCAAATCCAGATTCCTTTTGGGGCAGAGGGTGGCTACAGGAAG agtTTGGTGGTGAACAACGTGTACAAGGAGACGTATGTGATCTTCCTGCTATACGAACACATCTTCTCTCTGCTATATGAAGACGGCAGCAGTGTCGACACCAGACACCGACTGCTCAGGGTCCTCGACACGCCGCTGCTCTGCCGACCACCCTTCAGCCTTGACC AGACCGTCAGTGATGACCAGGTGTTCAGGGTCTACCTGGGAAACATTCCTGCTGACGTCGTTTTAGAGGAAGTCCATATCAACGGGAAGCCGCTGCTGTCAGACACACCTGAGCGAGGAATCGGCATCAGTCCTGTTGTTCACGTTAATGGCAGCCAAGCCTACGAGCTCCAGCTGCCCTTCGAGGACACTGTGGTCCAGTGGACG AACTTGGGTGAAGGTGTGGTGCAGTACTCCATAGATATAAACTTCACTTTAACCATCATGCCTCAGAGAGAATCCTACTACCATCACACCCTCATCACAGCACAAGCATTCAACACAT ACCCACCGGAGATCACTGCTCAGTGCTCGGACGGAGGAATCACATTCAGCGTAGTCAGACCACCTCGAGCTGAGAGTCTCTGGGAGGTGGGTGTTGACCAGGAGCCTCTGACACCACAGCTGGCTGCCCAAAGAGGGTACCACCTCCACAGCGACAGCCACAAAACCACCCTGGAGGTCCCTGTGTTCTCCATTGGATACACCTACGAA GGCATCAACCTTTCAAACTTTTATGGGACATTTAAGCTTCTTCTGAGAGACTCCAAAACTCTGGAGGTTCAGACGTCCACTTCCAAACACTGCCTCTTCAAAACAGAGGACATGATAG TCTGTTCTGCGGATGGGACCATGACAGTGGTGACAACTCCGACCTCCACTTGGCCCACGGTGCAGCCTGAAAGAACCAGTCTGCTGGACCCCAGCTGTGGAcccaaacagacagacagatccAGAGTCCTGTTTGAGTTCAAGCTGGACTCCTGTGGGACCAGAGCCATG GTCGGAGACTCGTACGTGGTTTATGAGAACGAAATCCTCCATGACAGACAGCTGATCGCAGACGGACCAAACTTTATCTCCAGAGAATCTCAGTTCAA GTTGACGGTGAGGTGCTTCTATCCACTCAGTGGAGTCAACAGACTGTCTGTGGATCGGCTCTTCAGATCAGAGACGTCTGGATTTGGTTCAATCAAAGTCTTTGAGAGCCTTAAAG ATTCAACAAACAAACTCACTGCCCATGACTGTTCACATCAGGCTTCTGGAAATGCCATCAATATCCTGTCAAAACAGGTCCAACATACCCCCCAAACCCCAGCAACAGGAGGAGTCCTGCCTCACCCTGGCATCAGGCCTCAGCCCAGACCTGGACCCAGCAGCTTCATCACAGCACCAGGAGGCCACAACAAGCTGTTCCTCTCCTCCCAAAACCACCAAACCTTTCCAAACATcaacctctctcctcctcatgaAGTCCCTCTACAGGTTCCAGCTCATCGTGGTCATTTCATGTCCCAGACGGAAGACCAACATGTGTTTGGGGTTGAGCCAAATTTGAGCCCCTTCACGTCCTCCATTGTTGGGATCGAAATGGCCAACACTGGAGAAAGATCTGGCTATCAGCCTCAGAGTCAGTATGATCCTTCTCAAACCCCTCAGCTTTACCCAGTCCTTCAAACACCAGCTCAGTACAGCCAAGACCACATCAGCAGAAACAAACTGCCCCTGCCTGGCATAGACACTACCTATGTCCCTACTGTTGATGccacacacatcacatccaCAAATACCATCCCTGACTTCTCTGGAAACACACTGGTTACACCTCAGCATCTCAGCACGGAATCTCATGAAACCAAAGTCCACCAAAACCCGGAGAGAACTGGGTCCATCGAGAGGAGGAATGTGAAGACAATTCAGTCCAGGGTGCAAAACATCAGAGTTAAACCTCTGAGAAAATTAGCTTCTTCTGGACATCATCTCAGCCAGAAACCCAGTATCCCACCAGCTTATTTACGAAGCCCCAGTCCCTCCCAGTATGCCACAGTTCAGACAGCTGCCAGCAGTGATGGGAACCACTGGATGTCCCAACAGGTTTCTGACCACAGAGGTTCAAACACAATTAACTGGACACATTCACCTGAGAGACCAGGTACGCTGAGACAGGAACAAGGAGTTCACAGTGTCAAAGTAAAACCGGATCAATCTGCAGGAATCCGCCTCACCAGTCTATCCCCAAACCAGCAAGGACACCAGCAGAAACTGGTCCAGTCTGTGGCTGAGACAGGAAACAGTGGGGGACAACAGTCTACTCCAAGAAAAGTCCTTCAACCAGCAG GAGCATCTCGCATAAGAGTTAGACCTGCACCCGGTCTCCCAGGAAGACTCCAGACTCCAGACCAGTCCAGACTGCAGAACCTGTACTCTGTAACCGGAGAGGGCACCAGCAGGACGCCCTCCTTCAGTTTCACACTGCAGAACGTCCCGAAAAGCCCTTCCAGCATCATAGAATATAAACCAACCAATCCCAACACACCGAGCCCTGGTTCCCACACAGGTCCTGGTGGTTCAGGTTCAGACCTGAAGACCAACACCAGGTCTGACTGCAGTGGTCAGTATGGAGACAGTGTTCACTGGGGCATCATGAGAG GTAAACAGATCAGCTGA